From a region of the Ponticoccus alexandrii genome:
- the mdeB gene encoding alpha-ketoglutarate dehydrogenase codes for MTRQPSQILPSADIDPAETAEWVESIESLTRNASPERANFVLNRVLDHARLIGVTTSGLPYSAYRNTIPLAQQPAYPGDLAVEERITSIIRWNALAMVVRANRAYGELGGHIASYASAAEIFEVGFNHFFRAQSETFGGDLVYFQPHSAPGIYARAFLEGRLSEEDIANYRQEVPGKGLCSYPHPWLMKDFWQVPTGSMGIGPLSAVYQARFMRYLQARGLAETQERHVWGVFGDGEMDEPESIAGLTLAARENLDNLTFIVNCNLQRLDGPVRGNGQIIQELESLFIGAGWNVIKVLWGSEWDSLFAADKNHVLLRRFAETVDGAYQDLGSKAGDYNRARFFDLDPESAALVRHMSDDDIHKLKRGGHDLKKLHAAFAAAKAHKGRPTVILTKTKKGYGMGGAGESRMTAHQAKKLDIEALLAFRDRFDLPLTDKAVEGLEFYKPAEDSDEIRYLKGRRAALGGPLPTRAGNATSSAPARPEPAKYAGFALGADGKEMSTTMAAVRILGNLLKDKAFGPRIVPIVADEARTFGMDNLFRQIGIYAPQGQLYDPEDKGSMMFYKEAVNGQLLEEGITEAGALSSWTAAGTAYSVHDTELLPVYIYYSMFGFQRVGDLIWAAADQRTRGFLLGATAGRTTLSGEGLQHQDGASHMAAAAIPNCRAYDPAFAYELAVIMEYGMTRMLDEKRDEFFYLTVMNENYAQPTMPEGVEEDIIRGLYKLRATLPNADKRVRLIGSGTILLEVIAAAEILEADYGIAADVFSATSYTELARDAMATERQNRFAGPKDRSRSHLETLLPGDRPVIAASDYVRNFAAQIAPFLPVPMTILGTDGFGRSANRKALRRFFEVDRQHIAFAAIRSLAERGEVGEDVLSKALSDLGIEPGAEAPWTL; via the coding sequence ATGACAAGACAGCCCTCCCAAATCCTGCCCAGTGCCGATATCGACCCCGCAGAAACCGCCGAATGGGTAGAGTCGATTGAAAGCCTGACCCGCAATGCCAGCCCCGAACGCGCGAATTTCGTTCTGAACCGTGTTCTCGACCACGCGCGGCTGATCGGGGTCACGACCAGCGGCCTTCCCTATTCGGCTTATCGCAACACGATCCCGCTTGCGCAGCAGCCCGCTTATCCCGGCGATCTGGCGGTGGAGGAACGGATCACCTCGATCATCCGCTGGAACGCGCTGGCGATGGTGGTGCGTGCGAACCGTGCCTACGGCGAACTTGGCGGGCATATCGCCTCCTATGCGTCGGCAGCCGAGATATTCGAGGTCGGCTTCAATCATTTCTTCCGGGCGCAGTCAGAGACCTTTGGCGGTGATCTGGTCTATTTCCAGCCGCATTCGGCGCCCGGCATCTACGCCCGCGCCTTCCTCGAAGGGCGGCTGAGCGAGGAGGACATCGCCAACTACCGGCAAGAGGTTCCGGGCAAGGGTCTTTGCTCTTATCCCCATCCGTGGCTGATGAAGGATTTCTGGCAGGTGCCGACCGGCTCAATGGGGATCGGTCCGCTCAGCGCGGTCTACCAGGCCCGGTTCATGCGATATCTTCAGGCGCGCGGGCTGGCCGAAACACAAGAGCGCCACGTCTGGGGTGTCTTCGGCGATGGCGAGATGGATGAGCCGGAATCCATCGCGGGCCTGACCCTCGCGGCGCGCGAAAACCTCGACAACCTGACCTTTATCGTAAACTGCAACCTTCAGCGGCTCGATGGCCCGGTGCGCGGCAACGGCCAGATCATTCAGGAACTGGAATCGCTGTTCATCGGCGCCGGCTGGAACGTCATCAAGGTGCTCTGGGGCTCCGAGTGGGACAGCCTTTTCGCCGCCGACAAGAACCACGTTCTGCTGCGCCGCTTCGCGGAAACCGTCGATGGCGCCTATCAGGATCTCGGGTCCAAGGCAGGCGACTACAACCGCGCTAGGTTCTTCGATCTCGACCCCGAAAGCGCCGCGCTGGTCCGGCACATGAGCGATGATGACATTCACAAGCTAAAACGCGGTGGTCATGACCTGAAGAAGCTGCACGCCGCCTTTGCCGCCGCCAAGGCGCATAAGGGGCGTCCGACCGTCATCCTGACCAAGACCAAGAAAGGCTACGGCATGGGCGGCGCGGGCGAATCCCGCATGACCGCGCATCAGGCCAAGAAGCTGGATATCGAGGCGCTGCTGGCCTTCCGCGACCGCTTTGATCTGCCGCTCACCGACAAGGCGGTCGAGGGACTGGAATTCTACAAGCCCGCCGAGGACAGTGACGAGATCCGCTATCTGAAAGGGCGACGCGCCGCGCTTGGCGGCCCCCTGCCGACGCGCGCCGGCAATGCGACCTCCAGCGCCCCCGCCCGGCCCGAACCGGCGAAATACGCAGGTTTCGCACTGGGCGCGGACGGCAAGGAAATGTCGACCACGATGGCCGCCGTACGGATCCTTGGCAACCTGCTGAAGGACAAGGCCTTCGGCCCCCGCATCGTGCCGATCGTGGCCGACGAGGCCCGGACCTTCGGCATGGACAACCTGTTCCGGCAGATCGGCATCTACGCACCGCAGGGACAGCTTTACGATCCCGAGGACAAGGGTTCGATGATGTTCTACAAGGAGGCGGTCAACGGGCAGCTTCTCGAAGAGGGCATCACCGAGGCCGGTGCCCTGAGTTCCTGGACTGCCGCCGGAACCGCCTATTCGGTTCACGATACCGAACTGCTGCCGGTGTATATCTACTATTCGATGTTCGGTTTCCAGCGGGTCGGCGACCTGATCTGGGCAGCTGCCGACCAGCGCACAAGAGGGTTCCTGCTGGGCGCGACCGCCGGGCGCACCACGCTGTCCGGCGAGGGGCTGCAACACCAGGACGGCGCCAGCCACATGGCCGCCGCCGCGATTCCGAACTGTCGCGCCTATGATCCCGCCTTCGCCTATGAGCTGGCGGTGATCATGGAGTACGGCATGACGCGAATGCTGGACGAGAAGCGCGACGAGTTCTTCTACCTCACCGTCATGAACGAAAACTATGCCCAGCCGACCATGCCCGAGGGTGTCGAAGAAGACATCATCCGCGGGCTCTACAAGCTGCGCGCCACCCTGCCGAACGCCGACAAGCGCGTGCGTCTGATCGGCTCTGGCACCATCCTGCTGGAAGTGATCGCCGCCGCCGAGATCCTCGAGGCAGACTATGGCATCGCGGCAGATGTGTTCTCGGCGACTTCCTATACCGAGCTTGCCCGCGATGCGATGGCCACAGAGCGTCAGAACCGCTTTGCCGGGCCGAAGGACCGCAGCCGCAGCCATCTGGAAACCCTGTTGCCCGGCGACCGTCCGGTGATTGCCGCCAGCGATTACGTGCGCAATTTCGCCGCCCAGATCGCGCCGTTCCTGCCTGTCCCGATGACCATCCTCGGCACCGACGGCTTTGGCCGCTCGGCCAACCGCAAGGCACTGCGCCGGTTCTTCGAAGTCGACCGACAGCACATTGCCTTCGCCGCAATCAGGTCGCTCGCGGAGCGCGGTGAGGTCGGCGAGGACGTGCTGAGCAAGGCCCTGTCGGACCTCGGGATCGAGCCCGGCGCCGAGGCGCCCTGGACCCTTTGA
- a CDS encoding ABC transporter permease: MTRTDSPDVTQPATPHSAGYRFWTWSAQHPTVFPLALIVLTCLVVGAINTDFWQLANLFDILRASVVRGLFALGVLVVLASGGLDVSFTAVAALVMYTLTLFVVNVAPDLGMAPILALAALTGAGLGAINGLLVNVLKAPALIVTIGTQYAFRGFLLTFVGTALFMNIPAAMDGFGRLTLISVTTERGLAVELPAYFLVLLVAALVTWWMLNFTMIGRAIFAVGGKPDIAARLGYRVGRVRVFAFAFAGLLAGLAGVIHVTANRLANPFDLAGSELPVIAAVVLGGARITGGSGSVQGTLLGVLLITLVSNVLILVGIPSSWQTAILGGFILVAGLFFARLDKVRAA; the protein is encoded by the coding sequence ATGACACGCACCGACTCCCCCGACGTGACGCAACCTGCAACCCCGCACTCCGCCGGCTACCGCTTCTGGACCTGGTCCGCGCAGCACCCGACGGTGTTCCCGCTGGCGCTGATCGTACTGACCTGCCTTGTGGTGGGGGCGATCAACACCGACTTCTGGCAGCTGGCCAATCTGTTCGACATCCTGCGCGCCTCGGTGGTGCGGGGGCTGTTCGCACTGGGGGTGCTGGTGGTTCTGGCCTCGGGCGGGCTGGATGTGTCCTTCACCGCCGTCGCAGCGCTGGTGATGTACACGCTGACGCTATTCGTGGTGAATGTCGCGCCGGACCTCGGCATGGCGCCCATTCTGGCGCTGGCGGCGCTGACAGGCGCGGGGCTGGGTGCGATCAACGGGCTGCTGGTCAACGTGCTGAAGGCGCCGGCGCTGATCGTCACCATCGGCACGCAATACGCCTTTCGCGGCTTCCTGCTGACCTTTGTCGGCACGGCACTGTTCATGAACATTCCCGCAGCGATGGACGGGTTCGGACGGCTGACGCTGATCTCGGTCACCACCGAGCGCGGGCTGGCGGTCGAGCTTCCGGCCTATTTCCTGGTGCTTCTGGTGGCGGCGCTGGTCACCTGGTGGATGCTTAACTTCACCATGATCGGCCGGGCGATCTTTGCCGTGGGCGGCAAACCGGACATCGCCGCGCGGCTGGGCTACAGGGTTGGCCGCGTGCGGGTCTTCGCCTTTGCCTTCGCCGGGCTGCTGGCGGGTCTGGCGGGGGTGATCCACGTCACCGCGAACCGGCTGGCCAATCCCTTCGACCTTGCCGGAAGCGAGTTGCCCGTGATCGCCGCCGTTGTGCTGGGCGGCGCCCGCATCACCGGCGGTTCGGGCAGCGTTCAGGGTACCTTGCTGGGCGTTCTGCTGATCACTTTGGTCAGCAACGTGCTGATCCTCGTCGGAATCCCCAGCAGCTGGCAGACCGCGATCCTTGGTGGCTTCATTCTTGTAGCGGGCTTGTTCTTCGCCCGTCTCGACAAGGTGCGCGCCGCCTGA
- a CDS encoding formate dehydrogenase subunit delta gives MSPEKMVHMANQIATFFKTQPGADASDKVAEHIRDFWEPRMRAQLRGYVGEGGSGLDPVVLKASELI, from the coding sequence ATGTCGCCTGAAAAGATGGTCCACATGGCCAATCAGATCGCCACCTTCTTCAAGACCCAACCCGGCGCCGACGCCTCTGACAAGGTGGCCGAACACATCCGCGACTTCTGGGAACCCCGGATGCGCGCGCAGCTGAGGGGATATGTGGGGGAGGGGGGCAGCGGCCTCGATCCGGTTGTTCTCAAGGCCTCCGAACTGATCTGA
- the lpdA gene encoding dihydrolipoyl dehydrogenase, translating to MIKDIYIPDIGDFSDVPIIELLVAPGDRIAKDDAILTLETDKATLDVPSPMAGTVTEMLVQVGETVSEGHLVIRLETSDGATAEVATPATAPATTPSAAPASDDHASLVVIGAGPGGYTAAFRAADLGRDVTLIDPRPTLGGVCLNVGCIPSKALLHIAKVLDEAEAARDHGLGFGRPEIDLDKIRGFKDDVVARLTTGLVGLAKRRKVKVIQGKATFTGANSLMIDAEDDTRRLTFDQAIISVGSEPAPLSFLPEDPRIIDSTGALELTNVPPRMLVIGGGIIGLEMAQAYHTLGSKIDIVEATPQIIPGADKDIVAPLTKRLRDKGLTIHTDTRVTGVTAGDTLEARFGTPKGEVTEFYDRILVAVGRRPNGAKIGAEAAGIELTPEGFLPVDARMRTRQPHIFAIGDVVGQPMLAHKATHEGKVAAEVACGEKVAFDAGCIPSVAYTDPEIAWVGLTETRAKAEGIKVEKASFPWMASGRALSMGRSDGLTKLLFDPETGRVLGGAIVGANAGDLIAEITLAIELGADAHDLSLTIHPHPTLSETVAFSAEAHLGSLTDL from the coding sequence ATGATCAAGGATATTTATATCCCCGACATTGGTGATTTCAGTGACGTGCCTATCATCGAGCTGCTTGTCGCGCCGGGTGACAGGATCGCCAAAGACGACGCGATCCTCACGCTGGAGACGGACAAGGCGACGCTGGACGTGCCGAGCCCGATGGCCGGTACCGTTACAGAGATGCTGGTTCAGGTCGGCGAGACGGTCAGCGAGGGCCATCTGGTGATCCGGCTGGAAACCTCCGACGGCGCCACAGCCGAGGTGGCGACACCTGCCACGGCCCCCGCCACGACTCCGTCCGCAGCGCCTGCCTCGGACGATCATGCCTCGCTTGTCGTAATCGGTGCCGGGCCCGGCGGCTATACGGCCGCCTTCCGCGCGGCGGATCTGGGCCGCGACGTGACCCTGATCGACCCGCGCCCGACCCTGGGCGGCGTCTGCCTGAACGTTGGCTGCATCCCCTCGAAAGCCCTGCTGCATATCGCCAAGGTTCTGGACGAAGCCGAAGCCGCCCGGGACCACGGGCTTGGCTTCGGCAGGCCCGAAATCGATCTCGACAAGATCCGCGGCTTCAAGGATGACGTTGTTGCGCGCCTGACCACCGGGCTTGTCGGTCTGGCCAAGCGCCGCAAGGTGAAGGTCATTCAGGGCAAGGCGACTTTCACCGGAGCCAACAGCCTGATGATTGACGCAGAGGACGACACGCGGAGGCTGACCTTCGATCAGGCGATCATCTCGGTCGGCTCGGAACCCGCGCCTCTGTCCTTCCTGCCCGAGGATCCCCGCATCATCGACAGCACAGGCGCACTAGAGCTGACGAACGTGCCGCCCCGCATGCTGGTCATCGGCGGCGGCATCATCGGGTTGGAAATGGCGCAGGCTTATCACACGCTGGGAAGCAAGATCGACATCGTCGAGGCCACGCCTCAGATCATCCCCGGTGCCGACAAGGACATCGTCGCACCATTGACCAAGCGTCTGCGTGACAAGGGTCTGACGATCCACACCGACACGCGCGTCACCGGCGTCACCGCCGGCGACACGTTGGAGGCCCGGTTCGGGACGCCGAAGGGCGAGGTTACCGAGTTCTACGATCGCATCCTCGTCGCGGTGGGCCGCCGACCCAATGGCGCGAAGATCGGCGCAGAGGCCGCGGGCATTGAGCTCACGCCCGAGGGTTTCCTGCCCGTGGACGCCCGGATGCGCACGCGGCAGCCACATATCTTTGCCATCGGGGATGTCGTCGGCCAGCCGATGCTGGCGCATAAGGCGACCCATGAAGGCAAGGTCGCGGCGGAGGTGGCCTGCGGCGAAAAGGTCGCCTTTGACGCGGGCTGCATCCCCTCGGTCGCCTATACCGACCCCGAGATCGCCTGGGTCGGCCTAACCGAAACCCGCGCCAAGGCCGAGGGCATCAAGGTCGAAAAGGCGTCGTTCCCCTGGATGGCGTCGGGCCGCGCCCTGTCGATGGGACGCAGCGACGGGCTGACAAAGCTTTTGTTCGACCCGGAAACCGGGCGTGTTCTGGGTGGGGCCATCGTTGGTGCAAACGCCGGCGACCTCATCGCCGAGATCACACTGGCCATCGAGCTGGGGGCAGATGCGCACGACCTTTCGCTTACGATTCATCCGCATCCCACATTGTCGGAAACGGTCGCCTTCTCCGCTGAAGCTCACTTGGGGAGTTTGACCGACCTTTGA
- a CDS encoding Lrp/AsnC family transcriptional regulator: MTWPKLDRIDLRILAELQRDARISIQDLSSRVGLSSSPCARRVRNLEKNGVIRGYTVVIDEPKMGFPISVFVSVKLDHQVDDRLRSFELSVRDFPEVTDCWLMTGDRDYLLRIAVADLFEFEHFLTGKLTKVTGVASLESSIPIRRVKENAARLD, encoded by the coding sequence ATGACTTGGCCAAAGCTGGATAGAATTGACCTTAGGATTCTTGCCGAACTTCAGCGGGATGCCCGCATCTCAATTCAGGATCTGAGCAGCCGGGTCGGCCTCTCTTCGAGCCCCTGCGCCAGGCGGGTTCGCAACCTTGAGAAAAACGGGGTCATTCGAGGTTACACGGTGGTGATCGACGAGCCTAAGATGGGCTTTCCGATCAGCGTTTTTGTCTCCGTCAAACTGGACCATCAGGTCGACGACCGGCTGCGCAGTTTCGAACTGTCCGTGCGGGACTTTCCCGAGGTGACCGACTGCTGGCTCATGACGGGGGACCGGGACTACCTGTTGCGGATCGCGGTGGCTGATCTTTTCGAGTTCGAGCATTTTCTGACCGGAAAACTGACGAAAGTGACGGGCGTTGCCTCGCTGGAGTCGTCCATTCCGATCCGGCGCGTGAAGGAAAATGCCGCCCGTCTGGATTAG
- the fdhD gene encoding formate dehydrogenase accessory sulfurtransferase FdhD, translating into MSGLRAFTSAAGAAYRAEGRTAVHRNLPEELPLAVVCNGSSFAVMMATPEDVEDFALGFLYTEGVIAGPEEVEGLEVVRHPQGLEARLWLREDRAEALAARRRAMAGPVGCGLCGIESLEAATRAVPDVHSDARFTAAEVGKATEALRACQPLHDRTRATHAAGFLRPGAGIVMAREDVGRHNALDKLIGALLRAGISPSGGAFVMTSRLSLELVQKCAVAGAPAMIAVSAPTASALRLADAAGISLVAFARGTGFDVYTHPNRIAEEACHVA; encoded by the coding sequence ATGAGCGGTTTGCGTGCCTTCACCAGCGCCGCCGGGGCAGCCTATCGGGCGGAGGGCCGCACAGCGGTCCACCGCAACCTGCCCGAAGAGCTGCCCCTTGCGGTGGTCTGCAACGGCTCCAGCTTTGCGGTGATGATGGCCACGCCCGAGGATGTAGAGGACTTCGCACTGGGGTTTCTGTACACCGAAGGGGTGATCGCCGGGCCGGAGGAGGTCGAGGGCCTCGAGGTGGTGCGGCATCCACAGGGTCTGGAGGCGCGGCTCTGGCTGCGCGAGGACCGGGCCGAGGCGCTGGCCGCCCGCCGCCGGGCGATGGCCGGACCGGTGGGCTGCGGGCTGTGCGGGATCGAGAGCCTCGAGGCCGCCACCCGCGCGGTGCCCGACGTGCACTCGGACGCGCGCTTCACCGCCGCCGAGGTCGGCAAGGCCACCGAGGCGCTGCGCGCCTGCCAGCCGCTGCACGACCGCACCCGTGCCACCCATGCAGCGGGCTTCCTGCGCCCCGGCGCGGGCATCGTGATGGCGCGCGAGGACGTCGGGCGCCACAACGCGCTCGACAAGCTGATCGGTGCGCTGCTGCGGGCCGGGATCTCTCCCTCCGGGGGGGCCTTCGTCATGACCTCGCGGCTGTCGCTGGAACTGGTGCAGAAATGTGCCGTCGCCGGGGCGCCCGCGATGATCGCCGTTTCCGCCCCGACCGCCTCGGCCCTGCGACTTGCCGATGCGGCGGGCATTTCCCTTGTCGCCTTTGCGCGCGGCACGGGCTTCGATGTCTACACCCACCCCAACCGCATCGCCGAGGAGGCCTGTCATGTCGCCTGA
- a CDS encoding 2-oxo acid dehydrogenase subunit E2, protein MSTIIDIHVPDIGDFKDVPIVEIPVSVGDSVQVDDTLIVLESDKATLDVPASHAGRIVELLISQGDSVSQGTLLARFEIIEGEAPKATAVQEKTPEAPTSAPRMSPATAPAPEPAAPTAPLVTSGKSHASPSIRRYARTLGVPLAEVTGTGPKSRILREDVEGFVKARLSESTPRPASSTVGDLPDWPQEDYEKFGPVERLILSRIVRISGPALARNAMVIPHVCNFDKADVTDLEDFRKILNNEAGPDDAKITLLAFTVKAVVSALKAYPKFNSSLDGDEIVLKRYWNIGIAADTPEGLVVPVIKEADRKSVAEIAAEMGELAAQARIGKLSPAAMSGATFTISSLGGIGGTGFTPIINAPQVAILGMTRAEVQPVWRDDCVQPRLIQPVSLSWDHRVVDGVAAARFLQHICRSLTDFRRVSI, encoded by the coding sequence ATGAGCACTATCATCGACATCCATGTGCCCGATATCGGGGACTTCAAGGACGTTCCGATTGTCGAAATCCCGGTTTCCGTGGGCGACAGCGTGCAGGTCGACGACACTCTGATCGTGCTGGAGTCGGACAAGGCGACGCTCGACGTGCCCGCGTCGCACGCAGGCCGGATCGTTGAGCTTCTGATCAGCCAGGGCGACAGCGTCAGCCAAGGCACCCTGCTGGCCCGGTTCGAGATCATCGAAGGCGAGGCCCCCAAGGCTACGGCTGTGCAGGAAAAAACCCCTGAGGCTCCGACCTCTGCACCTCGGATGTCCCCGGCGACGGCCCCCGCGCCCGAACCTGCCGCGCCAACGGCACCCTTGGTGACCAGTGGAAAAAGCCATGCCTCGCCCTCGATCCGCCGCTATGCGCGCACGCTTGGCGTGCCGCTGGCCGAGGTCACGGGCACCGGCCCGAAATCGCGCATCCTGCGCGAGGATGTCGAAGGCTTCGTCAAGGCCCGCCTGTCGGAAAGCACCCCGCGCCCGGCCTCCTCTACGGTCGGCGACCTGCCGGACTGGCCCCAGGAAGACTATGAGAAGTTCGGCCCGGTCGAGCGTTTGATACTGAGCCGGATCGTCCGTATCTCCGGCCCCGCGCTGGCGCGCAACGCCATGGTGATCCCGCATGTCTGCAATTTCGACAAGGCCGACGTCACCGACCTGGAAGACTTCCGCAAGATCCTGAACAACGAGGCTGGCCCGGACGATGCCAAGATCACGCTTCTGGCCTTTACCGTAAAAGCCGTGGTGTCGGCGCTGAAGGCCTATCCGAAGTTCAACAGCTCGCTTGACGGCGATGAGATCGTGCTCAAGCGCTACTGGAACATCGGCATCGCGGCCGACACGCCAGAAGGTCTGGTCGTGCCCGTGATCAAGGAAGCCGACCGCAAGAGCGTTGCCGAAATCGCCGCAGAGATGGGTGAGCTGGCCGCGCAGGCGAGGATCGGCAAGCTGTCTCCGGCGGCGATGTCCGGGGCGACCTTCACCATCTCGTCGCTTGGCGGGATCGGCGGGACCGGCTTCACGCCCATCATCAACGCGCCGCAGGTTGCGATCCTTGGCATGACCCGCGCCGAGGTCCAGCCCGTCTGGCGCGATGACTGCGTCCAGCCGCGCCTGATCCAGCCGGTCAGCCTCAGCTGGGATCACCGCGTGGTCGACGGCGTGGCCGCTGCGCGGTTCCTGCAACATATCTGCCGGAGCCTGACCGACTTCCGGCGTGTTTCAATCTGA